The uncultured Methanobrevibacter sp. genome includes a window with the following:
- a CDS encoding zinc ribbon domain-containing protein yields the protein MGLENHNHFCIYCGAKLVPNQHFCSQCGKAVYRDAEPQVVRTPSKFISTVEDIEKEYNSKQARAKELVEKLFDPSHMSYQKFTAAITKSNGLFDNQVAVAKKMIELDDGHNEIIVGEIQNKIKTLNTFVDKMEGLINELVIQLSSNKDDDEDINNLFNDMDDLIDSVKNY from the coding sequence ATGGGACTTGAAAATCATAATCATTTTTGTATTTATTGTGGCGCCAAACTGGTGCCAAATCAGCACTTCTGCTCTCAATGTGGAAAAGCAGTTTACAGGGATGCAGAGCCACAAGTTGTTAGAACGCCATCCAAATTCATTTCAACTGTTGAGGATATTGAAAAGGAATATAATTCAAAGCAGGCAAGAGCCAAGGAATTGGTTGAAAAATTGTTTGATCCATCACACATGTCTTATCAGAAATTCACTGCTGCCATCACGAAATCCAACGGACTGTTTGACAATCAGGTGGCTGTAGCTAAAAAGATGATTGAATTGGATGACGGTCATAATGAAATTATTGTTGGCGAAATTCAAAACAAGATTAAGACACTCAACACCTTTGTCGATAAGATGGAAGGGCTGATTAATGAATTGGTTATCCAGTTAAGTTCCAACAAGGATGATGATGAGGACATTAATAATTTATTCAATGACATGGATGATTTGATTGATTCGGTAAAGAATTATTAA
- a CDS encoding TIM barrel protein, which translates to MKPKVLFGPAGSPINYKGAAYKAPKYISEEGLHSYEYQSPYGVRIGEKAATTLKDESKKHDILVSMHAPYYINLCAKEDSKLEKSIGHLIAAARAGEWMGAYRLVFHPGAYLNRKPEKAMEISKNTVNKLFEELEAEGIEEFTFAPETTGKRTQLGNVSEVVELCATFDHFEPTIDFAHVHARGRGFLNKKEDYNCIFSIIEDNLDIDILHCHFTTIEYGRGGEVKHHTLDESDEYGPNIRDLLSNLIDNGWNANIICETPERDIDALKMKEIYESMI; encoded by the coding sequence ATGAAACCCAAAGTACTTTTCGGACCTGCAGGAAGTCCAATAAACTATAAGGGTGCAGCATATAAGGCACCGAAATACATATCCGAAGAAGGCCTCCATTCCTATGAATACCAATCACCATATGGAGTGAGAATTGGAGAAAAAGCCGCAACAACATTAAAAGACGAATCAAAAAAGCATGACATTCTAGTTTCAATGCATGCACCATACTACATCAATCTCTGTGCAAAGGAAGACTCCAAGCTTGAAAAAAGTATCGGACACCTGATTGCGGCCGCCCGTGCGGGAGAATGGATGGGAGCATACCGTCTAGTATTCCACCCCGGAGCATACCTGAATAGAAAACCCGAAAAGGCAATGGAAATATCCAAAAATACAGTGAACAAACTATTCGAAGAACTGGAAGCTGAAGGAATAGAAGAGTTCACATTTGCACCTGAAACCACAGGCAAACGTACACAATTGGGAAATGTCAGCGAAGTTGTGGAATTATGTGCAACATTTGACCACTTTGAACCTACAATTGATTTTGCCCACGTGCATGCCCGAGGCAGAGGATTTCTAAATAAAAAGGAAGATTATAACTGTATTTTTTCAATAATCGAGGATAATCTTGACATTGACATTCTACACTGCCATTTTACAACAATAGAATATGGTCGTGGCGGTGAAGTGAAACACCATACCCTCGACGAAAGCGATGAATACGGTCCAAACATCAGGGATCTGCTCAGCAATCTGATTGATAACGGTTGGAATGCAAACATAATATGTGAGACACCCGAACGTGACATCGATGCATTAAAAATGAAGGAAATTTATGAAAGCATGATTTAA